TTTTCGCCTCATCTTGACCTATAACATACTTATCGAGAGCCTCTACTATCTGTCGTGGCGTTAACCCCTCCAGAGCCATGTTTATCACCTTCTCTCTAAAGCTTCTCTATAATGAAATTCTCGTTAGTATAAATACACATTGATGAAGCTATTCTTAAAGACTCCCTCACTATCTCCTCTGCAGAAAGATCACTATGTCTCATCAAGGCTTTCGCTGCCGCGAGGGCGTAAGCACCCCCGGAGCCCACTGCCACCACGCTATCATCTGGTTCAACCACATCACCCGTTCCAGAAATCAAAAGAAGCCTATTCTTATCCATAACAACAAGAAGAGCTTCTAACCTCCTTAGCACTTTATCAGTCCTCCAATCCTTAGCCATTTCAACCGCAGCTCTTAGAAGATTACCTCTGTGTTCCTCAAGCTTTCCTTCAAATCTTTCAAGAAGCGTAATGGCATCAGCGGTAGCACCTGCAAAACCAGCCAAAACCTTTCCCTCATAAAGACGCCTGACTTTCCTCGCTTTTCCCTTCAGAATGATATCTCCCATCGTAACCTGTCCATCTCCACCCATAACCGATTCTCCTTTATGCCTTAAGGCTATAACCGTTGTGGACCTAACTTCTCGGGTGGGCAAGGTCGTACACCTCCTTCATCCTGCTTAATGTAATTCGAGTGTAGATTTGCGTAGTAGCAAGGTTAGAATGCCCTAAAAGCTCCTGAACCACACGTAGATCTGCCCCCCCCTCAAGCATATGCGTGGCAAAGGAATGTCTTAAAGTATGTGGAGTTATTTCTTTGCTAAACCCAGCCTTAAGAGCAAGACTCTTTATTATTCTCTCAACGCTTCTTGAGCTCAGCCTTCCTCCCCCTCTATTTTTAAAAAGTGGACCTTTCATACCAACATGTGCTCCATAAGTCTTTAAAGCCTCTATAGCTTTGGAACCTATCGGAACGATCCTCTCCTTGCCACCTTTACCTATAACCCTTACCATCTCATTTTCCCAATCTATGTCGCTCCAGTTAAGCGAAACCAACTCCCCAACTCTAACACCCGTAGCATATAGAAACTCAACGATTGCTCTTTCTCTCACATCCGAAGCTGACTCTATCAGTTTTTCTACTTCCTCCTTTGACAAAGCCTTGGGAAGAAGCTTACCTGAGCGCGGGTTCTTTAAAAAAACCTCAAGCGACTCTTTAAGATACCCCTTCTGCCTTAAAAACTTCAAGAAAGCCCTAAGCGAAGAGAGCTTTCTTGATAAGCTACTCTTACTATACCCTCGGGAGGAAAGCTCATTCCTATACTCCCATAGCGACTCCCTGCTAAGAGCCAAGCCTCGCTCTTCTAAAAAATTTAAAAAATCACATATGTCTGCAGCATAAGCCCGGATAGTATGCTCCGAATACCCCTTAAGAGAGCGAAACTCCCTTAAAAAATCATCTAACGCGAAATCAAGCCTCATTTTACCTTAATATTGTAAGCTCTTCCACCAATTTGTCAAGCTCTTCAGTGCTCTTTCAGAAAGTTTTAATCTTTTAATCTTCTTATTCTTTACCCTTTCGCTAAGCGGTGGAAGGATTCCAAAGTTGGCATTCATTGGCTGAAACGTTCTTGGAGATGAGGAAGTTATATATCTCAGAAGGGAGCCTATCATACTTTCTGGGGGGAAGACGATTTTCCCCTCAGAGATAACGCTTAAAGCTGCTACCAACCCCATTGCAGTTGACTCCATATATCCCTCAACACCTACTATTTGCCCTGCAAATATTATTCGTGGATCTTTCTTAAGTCTCAAGGAAGAAGTTATAAGAGTTGGAGAATTTATAAATATATTTTTGTGCATAACGCCATATCTCACGAATTCAGCATTCTCAAGGCCAGGTATCATTCTGAAGACCCTTTTTTGCTCCCCCCATTTCAGGTTAGTCTGAAAACCAACGAGATTATAAAGGGTTCCCTCAGCGTTTTCCCTTCTGAGCTGAACTACAGCATAAGGAGTCCTACCCGTGCGGGGATCTACAAGCCCCACGGGCTTAAGAGGACCGTAAAGAAGGGTTTCCTTACCCCTCGAGGCTATAACTTCTATGGGCAAGCATCCCTCAAAATATTTTGGATTCTCAAAGGGATGCAATGGATGCCTCTCAGCGCTGATGAGAGCCTCCCAAAAGGCCTCATACTCCTCCTTCGTCATGGGGCAGTTGAGATAATCCTCGCCGATTCCATATCTCGAAGCCTTGAAAATCCTCTCCATGTTAAGAGACTCATAAGTAACTATAGGAGAAACTGCATCGTAAAAATAGAGATAATCCTGCCCCAGAAGCTTTTTAAGGGCCCCCGCCAAAGAAGGAGAAGTCAAAGGACCCGTAGCGATTATAACCTCCACATCCTCCGGTATTTCTCCAATCTCCTCTCTTATTATCTCTATCTTAGGATGAGAACTTACTCTTTCGGTTATCTCCCGCGCGAATTTTTCGCGATCGACCGCAAGAGCCTTGCCTGCAGGCACCCTTGATGCATAGGCACACTCAAGAATAAGGGACCCTAAAAGCCTGAGCTCTTCCTTAAGAAGCCCTGATGCGGTTTCTAATCCCTGAGCTCCAAGGGAATTACTGCATACCAGTTCTCCAAGATACCCTGTTTTGTGGGCGGGAGTCATAACCTTAGGTCTCATCTCAAATAAAACAACTTTAAAGCCGCGCTTAGCCAGCTGCCACGCAGCCTCACTTCCAGCAAGACCCCCGCCTACAATATAAACCTCTTTCAATTTAAGGCCTTTCCTCCTCTCTCCTCCTCAAAAAGTATGCTTAAAACGTCCCTATTTTTCACAAATCTTTCCATTATAAGCCTTAATTCCCTTACGTCTATTTCTCTAAACTTCTCGGGAACGAGAAACATTATCTGCTCAAGAAGGGCTTCGCTCCTCTTCTCATCGAGGATACCGAGCTGTATCGCCCTGTAGAGAAGGCCTTCAGCCTCCGGGGTTAGCCTAAGCTTCTCCCGGGCATGCAATATCCTCACCCATTTCTCCTCCATCTCAATCTCCCTCCTTAACGGAGACGAATTATCCTTCCTCCCTCTACCCTCCTTATATACCCCTTAATCTCAAGCAAAGTTAAAACGGTCCAACCATAAGCACTCTCATTATAAAACAAGACATCGAGCGATAAAACCTCTCCAAGCGGTAATTTGTCGAGAAATCTCCGCTCTTCGGCAGAAAGATCAGAATCCTTAGCGCTTTTATCAAAACTATCGAGAGAAACTCCAAATTCCTCGAGCAGATCCTCAAATCCTAAAATAGGCTTAGCTCCTTCCCCTATGAGCAGATTCGGTCCCTTACTTTTTGGGGAAAAGATACTTCCCGGAACCGCATAGACATCTCTCCCTTGATCCAGCGCAAACGAGGCGGTTATCATAGCACCGCTCTTTAATGGAGCCTCAACCACAAGTACTCCTTCTGAAAGTCCACTTATTACTCTATTCCTTCTCGGGAAGTTCCACGAGAAAGGTGGACAACGCAGAGGAAACTCACTTATTAAAGCTCCGTTAAGCGCTATATCGCTCGCTAACTCCTTAAGCTCCGGAGGATACACGTTAAGCAGTCCAGAACCCAAAACTGCATAGGTTTTCCCTCCTCCCTCCAATGCTCCCTTATGAGCTTCCGAATCTATTCCACGAGCAAGTCCGCTAACTATCCCTATCCCCCGAGATGCAAGCTCTTTTGAAAAGCTATGCGCGATTTTTCTACCATATTGCGTAGGCCTTCTTGTTCCCACAATCGCCAGTTTTCTATCATTAGAAATCTCACCCTTAAGGTATAAAACAGGGGGAGGTAACTCTATTTCCCTCAGCATGGAAGGATATTCATCGTCAAGGGTCGTCAGAAAGCCTATATCTTCCTTTTCAAGCAGCTCAAGCTCCTTCTCAAAAAGCCCACTCCTCCTGGCCTTCACAATAGCCTCCGCAAGCTTGCTTCCTATTCCCGGAACGCCTTTCAGATCCGAGATGTCCGCTTCCCACACCGTTAATGGAGACCCAAAATAAGCCACTAAAGCATAGATCCTGCGAGGCCCTAAACCATCAACAAGGTTGAGAGCAAGCAGGGCTAACCTATCATCCATGGGCTTTCCTTCCTATCAAGAAGCCTGAATGACAAAGCTTGAGCGAGATGCTCTATCTCTACCTTATTCGATCCAGATAAATCAGCTATGGTACGGGCTATCTTAAGAACCCTTCCATATGATCTTGCAGTTAACCCAAGATCTCTTAAAGCTCCCCTCAAGAAAGCTTTCCCCTCCCGATCTAAGGAACAAAATTTTTTAAGCTCGTCAGGAGACATGAGAGAATTAAACTTAAGCGAGCTTGAAAACCTCTCCCTCTGGATTTCCCAAGCGGTGCGAACCCTCTCTCTAATATCAGCGCTTGTCTCTCCAACAGACTTGGAAGATATCTCAATGAGCTCATCTGGCTTCAATCTTGGAACCTCAACATGCATATCTATCCTATCGATTATAGGACCAGACACCTTAGAAAGATACTTCCTCACCGCCAAGGGCGTGCAGGTGCATTCTCTCTCAGGATCGCCGAGATATCCACACGGACATGGATTCATCGCCGCTACGAGAAGAAATCTTGCTGGAAAAACCGCAGAGTATCCCGCCCGAGAGATGCTCACCCTTCCCTCCTCAAGGGGCTGTCTCAAGATCTCAAGGGCTCTCCTTGAAAACTCGGGAAGCTCATCGAGAAACAGGACACCCCTGTGGGCTAAAGAAATTTCTCCAGGCCTTGGAAAGCTTCCTCCCCCACATAGTCCAACCTCACTGACCGTATGATGAGGGGAGCGAAAGGGTCTTGCGGTTATCAAACCATCCTGAAGGTAGCCCGAAACGCTGTATATCTTTGAAACCTCAAGCATTTCTTCCGGATTCATCGGAGGCAAAAGAGAAACAAGTATCTTCGCAAGCATCGTTTTGCCACTTCCCGGAGGCCCTATCATCACCAGATTGTGCCAACCCGAAGCAGATATCTCAATCGCCTTTTTAGCAAAAGCTTGGCCTCTTACATCTGAAAGATCAAACTCCGCCTCCATCTGCACCCCCTTGGGGAGCTTAAACTTTAGGGGGCTTAAGTCGCTCTTCCCCTTCAAGAAGGAAATAGCATCGCAAAGATCGCTAACGCCATAAGCTATAAGCCCATCAGCAAGCGAAGCAACCTCAGATCCATTAGAAGAGGGAAAGATGAACCTTAAACCCATTTCCTTAGCCAATGCCCCCGCCAGAAGGGCGCCTCTTGTTCTCTCAAGCTTTCCCTCGAGTGAAAGTTCCCCAAATATAAGCCAATTCGAGAGCTCCGGTAGCTCCCCAATCGCTGAAAGCAGCGTTAAAGCTATTGGAAGGTCAAAATGACTCCCCTCTTTTCTTAGATCAGCGGGAACAAGGTTAACGACCACTCTGCTTAGGGGAAAGGAAAAACCTCCGTTCTTAATAGCAGATCTTATACGCTCTTTAGATTCCTTAACCACCGTATCAGGTAAACCAACGAGGTTAAAAGATGGCAACCCTCGTGAAACATCAACTTCTACCCTAACGGGAACCGCGTCAACCCCATGAAACGCCACTGTCCAAGAGTAGCTAACCAACTATGATACCACCCTCTCCTAAGATATTCTTGTAGTGAGTTAGACTCACCCCAGATATGGCAATAAGATCAAATCTAAAGGGCAAATCAAGCCAGCCCTTAGACGCAAGATATATCATGGCAGCTTTATAAAATCTTCTTGCCTTAAGAGAGGTAAAAGAGCTCTCGGCTTTTCCTCTTTTCCTGCTTTTTACCTCAACGAATACTATGGTATCTCCATCCCTTGCAACTATATCTATCTCTCCAAAACGGGTGTTATAGTTCCTCTCTAAAATCTTAAGTCCCTTTTCCCTGAGGTAAGAAGCAGATCTCTCCTCAGCGCTCGCTCCATTATTTCTCACTCTATCACTTCCTCTATCGTTATGCTGGGCTCCGTTGAAAGATCAAGCTCAACCGGAAGATCAAGTTCCTTCCCTTCGGAACTCTTAATTATCTTAACCACAGGCCTCATAGGGAGCCCTCTTTTTACCTGAGAGACGACAGCTATTTCACCAGTAGACAGTCTTACCGTGGTTCCAATAGGATACACAGCAACATTTTTCAAGAAAGCTTCAACGATTTCTTTATCGAAGAAGGTGCCTGACATCGCCATTAAAGCCTCCACCGCCTCGTTGGGCTTAACTCTGGATTGAAAAGGGGATCCGGAAACGAGGATATCATAGACATTGACAACAGCAGCGACCTTAGCAAGTTCATGAATTTGGGAACCGGATAAACCCCGTGGATATCCTTTTCCATCCAGCCTCTCGTGATGCTGATAAACCACATGAGCAGAAAGAAGAGAAACCCCCTGAGCGTTTTTAAGAAGCTCATATCCAGTAACCGGATGCCTCCTTATAAGGGGATTTTTTTCCTCCTCAAGCAGCTTTTGGACGGAAAGGATCGCATCATCGAGGAAAGCCTTACCTATGTCATGCATGAAAAGCCCCAATCCAAGACAGAACAGCTTGTCCGTCTTATAGCCAAGCGTTAAGCCAGTCATCATGCCTAATACCGTCGTATTTACCATATGTCCATAAAGAAAGTCATCCAAGCTTCTGATATCTATGAAGCTATATACCGCCTGCTTTGTCCTGAAAACTTCCTGGAGAAGTGAGTTAACGATAGATTTGACTCGTTCAAGATCCTCACTTATATCTATTTCGCTAATCTTCCTGTTATAAAATCTCCCCTCTCTCCTAACCTTAAGAACTATTCTTCGCGCTTCTTGAATCGCCATAGTTCTAACCTTGTCCAGTATAAGATCCTCCGCCTTTATATCCTCTATCATCTTTTCCTCTATATATATAACTGGTATACCTATCTTAAGAAGCCTCTCTATATGTCTCTTCTCAAGAACCATCCCCCTTCTTAAAAGGGGTCTCCCATCCGATGTATAAACCGTCTTACCAACAACCATACCCTCTTCAAGCCGCGTTACAGGAACACACTTCACGCTACACCACTTCCTCCCTAAGCCTATATATAAAGGCAAGCACCTCCGCCACCGCCTTATAAAGCTCAGGCGGGATCTCATCACCTATATCTACCTTCAGAAGAAGCTCAACGAGATCAGGGTCCTCATATATGGGGATGTCATACTCCCTTGCTATTTCTATAATCTTCTCGGCTATTTTCCCTTTTCCCGAAGCAATCACACGAGGAGCCCTGTCCTCGCGCTCATCGTACTTTAGGGCAGCTGCCTTCCTTAAATCACTCATATTCTTAAATCCAACCCCTCGCTTTCGATTTCCCGGCTTAGGACCATGGGCCTTGATGACAGACCTCCTACCTTATAGCCTGCAGATTGAAGACTGGAAAGTAGCTCCGAAAGCCTTCTTCTTAAAGCGAATAATGTCTTTTCATTTTCAGCTTCAAATGTTATCCATATCTTACCTCTAAAGAGGTAAAAGAGCACCCTTATCTTTCCAAGGGTTTTAAGCTCAAGTATAAGCTCATACTTTTCTTCCTCTCCCTTTGAAGATCTTAAAGCCTTATGCTTTTTAAGAAGCGGTATTGATAGATCTCTTTCCCCAGAAAGCAGAGGAAACCAGAGATATATGAACCATGCTTCTTCCCTTGATGGCAAGCTTAAAAGCCTTGGCAAGAATATCCACCCCAGAAGCCTAACGGAATCCGGTTCTCCAGCTCTAAGCAAAAGCTCGCTCAGTCCTCCAAACTTCAAGATCCCACTCTTGGAAAGAAAGTTCGCTATAGCACTTGAAAGCTCCCCATCAACTTTAGGAATTATGGATTTAAGAAAAGCCCGTAGACTTTCATCTCCAGAGAGCAACATTTTAAGGATGAGCTCTCTCAAGCTCGAAAGATCCCCAAGGCTGAGAAGAAACTTCAGCAACCCGGATGAAAAACCAAGCTTAAGCGATAAAAATCTAATAAGTTCAAGCGAAAAATATGGATCCAAGCTGTCTGAAATAAGCTTCGCTAAGAGTCCAACATCTCCCCTCTTAAAACTAACCCCAAGAGATCTTAAAAACTTATATGAGAGTCTCGCTTCCGGGGTATCCCTAACGCCAAGCTTAAAAAATCCCTCATCAATATCTTCCTGAGAGAGAAGCTGAAGATGAAGCTTATTCCCTGATAGCCCCTTCACCCATAGAGAGACCCTGCTCCCCGGCTTAAGAAAAACTTTACTTTCCGCAGGAAAAACGACATCACCTACTTCAAGCAGAGGCATATTTCCCGCCTTGCCAACGACCCTCCCCTCTATAACCTTCCCTTTAAGCGGTAAAAGCCTGCTTAGAACCTCACGCGACGCACTTAACCTGAGTAAACTCAAATCATTTCACCACTCCTTTAAAGGAAAGTCTATGGATTGGCGAAGGACCATAACGCATGATAGCTTCTCTGTGTTCCCTCGTGGGATATCCCTTATGCTTGGCAAAGCCATATTGAGGGTAAATTTTGTCCCAAGCACACATTATCCTGTCTCTTATCACCTTAGCGACTATTGAAGCGGCTGATATAACCGTATATTTGCTATCCCCCTTGGGTATCGCTTTTTGAGGAATATTTATGTCAGGTATGGGGTGAATGCCATCCACAAGTACGAGTTCAGGAACCAAGGTAAGCTTTAGGACCGCCTTTCTCATAGCTTGAAGAGATGCCCAGAGAATATCGTTAGCATCTATCTCACGTGGACTAATGAGGGATATGCCTATAGATAGAGCTTCTCTCCTTAATAGCTCAAATAGCTTCTCTCTCTTGAGCGGACTCAGGCACTTCGAGTCTTTTATTTCCTCATTA
The nucleotide sequence above comes from Synergistota bacterium. Encoded proteins:
- a CDS encoding YifB family Mg chelatase-like AAA ATPase, whose translation is MVSYSWTVAFHGVDAVPVRVEVDVSRGLPSFNLVGLPDTVVKESKERIRSAIKNGGFSFPLSRVVVNLVPADLRKEGSHFDLPIALTLLSAIGELPELSNWLIFGELSLEGKLERTRGALLAGALAKEMGLRFIFPSSNGSEVASLADGLIAYGVSDLCDAISFLKGKSDLSPLKFKLPKGVQMEAEFDLSDVRGQAFAKKAIEISASGWHNLVMIGPPGSGKTMLAKILVSLLPPMNPEEMLEVSKIYSVSGYLQDGLITARPFRSPHHTVSEVGLCGGGSFPRPGEISLAHRGVLFLDELPEFSRRALEILRQPLEEGRVSISRAGYSAVFPARFLLVAAMNPCPCGYLGDPERECTCTPLAVRKYLSKVSGPIIDRIDMHVEVPRLKPDELIEISSKSVGETSADIRERVRTAWEIQRERFSSSLKFNSLMSPDELKKFCSLDREGKAFLRGALRDLGLTARSYGRVLKIARTIADLSGSNKVEIEHLAQALSFRLLDRKESPWMIG
- the trmFO gene encoding methylenetetrahydrofolate--tRNA-(uracil(54)-C(5))-methyltransferase (FADH(2)-oxidizing) TrmFO; the protein is MKEVYIVGGGLAGSEAAWQLAKRGFKVVLFEMRPKVMTPAHKTGYLGELVCSNSLGAQGLETASGLLKEELRLLGSLILECAYASRVPAGKALAVDREKFAREITERVSSHPKIEIIREEIGEIPEDVEVIIATGPLTSPSLAGALKKLLGQDYLYFYDAVSPIVTYESLNMERIFKASRYGIGEDYLNCPMTKEEYEAFWEALISAERHPLHPFENPKYFEGCLPIEVIASRGKETLLYGPLKPVGLVDPRTGRTPYAVVQLRRENAEGTLYNLVGFQTNLKWGEQKRVFRMIPGLENAEFVRYGVMHKNIFINSPTLITSSLRLKKDPRIIFAGQIVGVEGYMESTAMGLVAALSVISEGKIVFPPESMIGSLLRYITSSSPRTFQPMNANFGILPPLSERVKNKKIKRLKLSERALKSLTNWWKSLQY
- the hslV gene encoding ATP-dependent protease subunit HslV — translated: MPTREVRSTTVIALRHKGESVMGGDGQVTMGDIILKGKARKVRRLYEGKVLAGFAGATADAITLLERFEGKLEEHRGNLLRAAVEMAKDWRTDKVLRRLEALLVVMDKNRLLLISGTGDVVEPDDSVVAVGSGGAYALAAAKALMRHSDLSAEEIVRESLRIASSMCIYTNENFIIEKL
- a CDS encoding YraN family protein → MRNNGASAEERSASYLREKGLKILERNYNTRFGEIDIVARDGDTIVFVEVKSRKRGKAESSFTSLKARRFYKAAMIYLASKGWLDLPFRFDLIAISGVSLTHYKNILGEGGIIVG
- a CDS encoding flagellar hook-length control protein FliK; the encoded protein is MSLLRLSASREVLSRLLPLKGKVIEGRVVGKAGNMPLLEVGDVVFPAESKVFLKPGSRVSLWVKGLSGNKLHLQLLSQEDIDEGFFKLGVRDTPEARLSYKFLRSLGVSFKRGDVGLLAKLISDSLDPYFSLELIRFLSLKLGFSSGLLKFLLSLGDLSSLRELILKMLLSGDESLRAFLKSIIPKVDGELSSAIANFLSKSGILKFGGLSELLLRAGEPDSVRLLGWIFLPRLLSLPSREEAWFIYLWFPLLSGERDLSIPLLKKHKALRSSKGEEEKYELILELKTLGKIRVLFYLFRGKIWITFEAENEKTLFALRRRLSELLSSLQSAGYKVGGLSSRPMVLSREIESEGLDLRI
- the dprA gene encoding DNA-processing protein DprA; translated protein: MDDRLALLALNLVDGLGPRRIYALVAYFGSPLTVWEADISDLKGVPGIGSKLAEAIVKARRSGLFEKELELLEKEDIGFLTTLDDEYPSMLREIELPPPVLYLKGEISNDRKLAIVGTRRPTQYGRKIAHSFSKELASRGIGIVSGLARGIDSEAHKGALEGGGKTYAVLGSGLLNVYPPELKELASDIALNGALISEFPLRCPPFSWNFPRRNRVISGLSEGVLVVEAPLKSGAMITASFALDQGRDVYAVPGSIFSPKSKGPNLLIGEGAKPILGFEDLLEEFGVSLDSFDKSAKDSDLSAEERRFLDKLPLGEVLSLDVLFYNESAYGWTVLTLLEIKGYIRRVEGGRIIRLR
- a CDS encoding HD domain-containing protein → MKCVPVTRLEEGMVVGKTVYTSDGRPLLRRGMVLEKRHIERLLKIGIPVIYIEEKMIEDIKAEDLILDKVRTMAIQEARRIVLKVRREGRFYNRKISEIDISEDLERVKSIVNSLLQEVFRTKQAVYSFIDIRSLDDFLYGHMVNTTVLGMMTGLTLGYKTDKLFCLGLGLFMHDIGKAFLDDAILSVQKLLEEEKNPLIRRHPVTGYELLKNAQGVSLLSAHVVYQHHERLDGKGYPRGLSGSQIHELAKVAAVVNVYDILVSGSPFQSRVKPNEAVEALMAMSGTFFDKEIVEAFLKNVAVYPIGTTVRLSTGEIAVVSQVKRGLPMRPVVKIIKSSEGKELDLPVELDLSTEPSITIEEVIE
- a CDS encoding ribonuclease HII, encoding MEGLEGLRLNSLLVAGVDEAGRGPLAGPVVAAAVILPKGYNNEEIKDSKCLSPLKREKLFELLRREALSIGISLISPREIDANDILWASLQAMRKAVLKLTLVPELVLVDGIHPIPDINIPQKAIPKGDSKYTVISAASIVAKVIRDRIMCAWDKIYPQYGFAKHKGYPTREHREAIMRYGPSPIHRLSFKGVVK
- a CDS encoding tyrosine recombinase XerC, with translation MRLDFALDDFLREFRSLKGYSEHTIRAYAADICDFLNFLEERGLALSRESLWEYRNELSSRGYSKSSLSRKLSSLRAFLKFLRQKGYLKESLEVFLKNPRSGKLLPKALSKEEVEKLIESASDVRERAIVEFLYATGVRVGELVSLNWSDIDWENEMVRVIGKGGKERIVPIGSKAIEALKTYGAHVGMKGPLFKNRGGGRLSSRSVERIIKSLALKAGFSKEITPHTLRHSFATHMLEGGADLRVVQELLGHSNLATTQIYTRITLSRMKEVYDLAHPRS
- a CDS encoding FlhB-like flagellar biosynthesis protein, with translation MSDLRKAAALKYDEREDRAPRVIASGKGKIAEKIIEIAREYDIPIYEDPDLVELLLKVDIGDEIPPELYKAVAEVLAFIYRLREEVV
- a CDS encoding DUF494 family protein yields the protein MEEKWVRILHAREKLRLTPEAEGLLYRAIQLGILDEKRSEALLEQIMFLVPEKFREIDVRELRLIMERFVKNRDVLSILFEEERGGKALN